In the genome of Raphanus sativus cultivar WK10039 chromosome 4, ASM80110v3, whole genome shotgun sequence, one region contains:
- the LOC108829417 gene encoding uncharacterized protein LOC108829417, translating into MEEAKPMKSLTGSSSRESLKTKNPFSRVLNEEDDNKSKAGLSMRKSWSTDSLGLLGNSNTLGKTCICAPTKHEGSFRCRLHRTSATSQGATAATQLHLPKPLLPSSRLSDY; encoded by the coding sequence ATGGAGGAGGCGAAACCGATGAAGAGTTTGACGGGCAGCAGCAGCAGAGAGTCATTGAAGACCAAGAATCCGTTTAGCCGTGTGCTGAATGAAGAAGACGACAACAAAAGCAAGGCAGGATTGTCAATGAGGAAGTCTTGGTCCACGGACTCGCTTGGTCTGCTCGGTAACAGCAACACATTGGGGAAGACATGCATCTGTGCTCCAACAAAGCACGAAGGATCCTTCCGTTGCAGGCTTCACCGTACATCTGCCACAAGCCAAGGTGCAACAGCTGCTACGCAACTTCATCTACCAAAGCCCTTGCTTCCTTCTAGTCGTCTCAGTGACTACTAG
- the LOC108829412 gene encoding 14 kDa zinc-binding protein has protein sequence MNQHQNRVAILSSHLSPVMTSEKEAALAATPSDDCPTIFDKIISKEIPSTVVYEDDKVLAFRDITPQGPVHILLIPKVRDGLTGLSKAEERHIDILGRLLYTAKLVAKQEGLAEGFRIVINDGPQGCQSVYHIHVHLIGGRQMNWPPG, from the exons ATGAACCAACACCAAAACCGAGTAGCGATTCTCTCTTCTCACTTATCGCCCGTCATGACTTCAGAGAAAGAGGCTGCTTTAGCCGCCACTCCTTCCGATGATTGTCCCACCAT ATTTGACAAGATCATCAGTAAAGAAATTCCATCCACCGTTGTTTATGAGGATGACAAG GTCTTGGCTTTTAGGGACATCACTCCACAGGGTCCTGTTCACATCCTCCTCATTCCAAAAGTGAGGGATGGCTTAACTGGCCTCTCTAAG GCTGAGGAGAGGCACATCGACATCTTGGGCCGCCTTCTCTATACTGCCAAGCTTGTAGCCAAACAAGAAGGACTAGCTGAAGGTTTCAGAATTGTGATCAATGATGGTCCTCAAGGCt GTCAATCGGTGTATCACATTCATGTTCATCTCATTGGAGGTCGCCAAATGAACTGGCCTCCTGGCTAA